A genomic stretch from Vibrio cortegadensis includes:
- a CDS encoding sensor histidine kinase: MFELFQFSLYILYGFIFIAIGFSILFRDMRFSHLSIATALPSLAVFGFIHGLHEISELYLIVYQQDILMHNTVKLFKVIKLWVSFIALGCFAMQMLTMTQWQRRDELKKLIQVTIILFIIYFCYQFAIKNIDVFLNECTLYIRWLFGSGSGLLAGLALINYSKKLKFEERQASHAVQHLGISIILYGLFAGIFYIDDLFYGVPIRGGLAFVILIYLQKTMALFDAERQTQIERALQKALHNKKLSDVGELTSGIAHEIKTPLSSALMRCDILEKQINTTGSSAADFKPQLEHIRKGLLKAAHISQELLQFSHKRAPVIEEISVSVLIDEALQLMVHRLDEFDIRVFVPNDLHVFADKEQIEEVVVNILNNAIDASTDKKVVCIEAQQKGLNIHLSITDFGSGIDDSIKDKVTMPFFTTKAKGSGTGLGLTLCQKILEQNHARFWFQNTSDGLCVVIELPMEYSWA, encoded by the coding sequence ATGTTCGAGCTATTTCAATTTAGTCTCTATATTCTTTATGGCTTTATTTTCATTGCAATAGGGTTTTCTATTCTATTTCGTGACATGCGTTTTAGTCATTTATCTATTGCCACCGCCCTCCCCTCATTAGCTGTTTTTGGGTTTATTCATGGTCTGCATGAAATCTCAGAGCTATACCTGATTGTTTATCAACAAGATATTCTTATGCACAATACGGTGAAGTTATTTAAGGTAATTAAGCTTTGGGTATCTTTCATTGCTCTGGGTTGCTTTGCAATGCAAATGCTGACGATGACGCAATGGCAGCGTAGAGACGAATTGAAAAAGTTAATTCAAGTCACCATCATCTTATTCATCATCTATTTTTGTTATCAGTTTGCCATCAAAAACATCGATGTCTTCCTTAATGAATGTACGCTATATATCCGCTGGTTATTTGGATCAGGATCTGGATTACTTGCAGGGTTAGCACTGATCAACTACTCCAAGAAATTAAAATTCGAAGAACGACAAGCCTCTCATGCCGTCCAGCATCTTGGTATATCTATCATTCTGTATGGTCTATTCGCTGGTATTTTTTACATCGATGATCTGTTTTATGGTGTCCCTATTCGAGGCGGCTTGGCTTTTGTTATTCTCATCTACCTTCAAAAAACCATGGCGCTATTCGATGCAGAACGACAAACTCAAATAGAAAGAGCACTTCAAAAAGCGCTGCATAACAAAAAACTGAGTGATGTCGGAGAACTCACATCAGGTATTGCCCACGAGATAAAAACACCGCTCAGTAGTGCTTTGATGCGTTGTGATATTTTAGAGAAACAGATCAACACAACAGGCTCAAGCGCAGCAGACTTTAAGCCTCAACTTGAACACATTCGAAAAGGTCTGTTAAAAGCCGCACACATTAGCCAAGAACTACTACAATTTTCACATAAGAGAGCACCAGTAATTGAAGAGATTTCCGTCAGTGTCTTAATCGATGAGGCTTTACAGTTAATGGTACATCGACTCGACGAGTTTGATATTCGTGTATTTGTGCCCAATGACTTGCATGTATTCGCAGATAAAGAGCAGATTGAAGAGGTCGTCGTCAACATACTCAACAACGCCATTGATGCCTCGACAGACAAAAAAGTAGTCTGTATTGAGGCACAACAAAAAGGGCTCAATATTCACCTGTCGATCACAGATTTTGGTAGTGGAATAGACGATAGCATTAAAGATAAAGTAACAATGCCATTCTTTACCACTAAGGCTAAAGGTTCAGGCACAGGGCTAGGTCTTACGCTTTGTCAAAAGATACTGGAACAAAATCATGCAAGATTCTGGTTTCAGAATACGAGTGATGGGCTCTGTGTCGTTATTGAATTACCAATGGAGTACTCATGGGCTTAA
- a CDS encoding ethylbenzene dehydrogenase-related protein, with amino-acid sequence MKLSIIAVSTMVALAIVPINAAQAKGKTLESSKITSNITIDGKIDPVWEQAKSITQKLKKLPYKPNNGYEGIKKTSVEMKSLYDDEYVYFLFTYADPTKSIDRFPWVKQEDGTWKQLKNKDSTGHDNTYYEDKFAVFWDINTEGFADKGCNIACHRAKDGMNAGRKDKNPARKYTKREGEFIDMWHWKGVRTAVHNQLDDQYVDSNTDPKQNKGWGRKGDSKTGGGYVNNIKDGQPAYISASLTDDTLLILDSEKQPFTAGYDKLDRIPGLTGKPFTGSRGDIDVGAEWKDGVWTLEMKRKLVTTGENAATQDVQFNDLSKEYPFGIAVFDNSQINHIFHRGVLNLEFK; translated from the coding sequence ATGAAGCTTTCAATAATCGCAGTATCCACCATGGTCGCATTAGCGATAGTGCCTATAAATGCCGCTCAGGCCAAAGGAAAGACTTTGGAGAGCAGTAAAATCACTTCAAATATTACTATTGATGGGAAAATAGATCCGGTTTGGGAGCAAGCTAAATCGATAACTCAGAAATTAAAAAAATTGCCTTATAAACCCAATAATGGTTATGAAGGGATTAAAAAAACCAGTGTTGAAATGAAGTCATTGTATGATGATGAGTATGTTTATTTTCTATTTACCTATGCCGATCCAACTAAAAGCATCGACCGTTTTCCTTGGGTGAAGCAAGAGGATGGCACTTGGAAACAGCTTAAGAATAAAGATAGTACCGGACACGACAATACTTATTACGAAGATAAATTTGCGGTTTTCTGGGACATTAACACCGAAGGCTTTGCTGATAAGGGGTGTAACATCGCTTGCCATAGAGCAAAAGATGGAATGAACGCCGGACGTAAAGATAAAAACCCTGCGCGTAAATACACCAAGCGAGAAGGTGAATTTATCGATATGTGGCACTGGAAAGGGGTAAGAACGGCAGTTCATAATCAATTGGATGACCAATATGTAGATAGCAATACGGATCCAAAGCAAAATAAAGGTTGGGGACGTAAAGGAGATAGTAAAACAGGTGGCGGCTACGTTAATAACATAAAAGATGGACAGCCAGCGTATATATCGGCGAGTTTGACCGATGATACGTTGCTTATTTTAGATTCCGAGAAACAACCTTTCACCGCTGGTTACGATAAATTGGATCGTATTCCGGGGCTAACGGGTAAGCCATTTACAGGTTCTCGTGGCGATATAGACGTAGGAGCTGAGTGGAAAGATGGCGTCTGGACGCTTGAAATGAAACGTAAACTGGTGACCACTGGAGAAAATGCAGCCACTCAAGATGTTCAATTTAATGATTTGAGTAAAGAGTATCCATTTGGTATCGCGGTGTTCGACAATTCACAGATCAATCACATATTCCATCGTGGAGTATTAAATCTCGAATTTAAATAA
- a CDS encoding cytochrome C, which produces MAKTVTRYISMLFWLIIANALYVSTSYSSESSVQPLITQEAKSFSSQVTNDAEMQILVKENKRCIRCHKKKRLLKNIDAISSVGAHTSPEFYNNCTACHGRKGAHPKDSDVLNIIPFDDHIDMPILVQNEQCIACHTPQNLRRSEWTHDVHVTKLTCSNCHNLHADSDPIIGISKKFRIGLCATCHEDILRDRKAAMD; this is translated from the coding sequence ATGGCCAAAACAGTCACTCGATATATTTCTATGCTTTTCTGGCTGATCATCGCTAATGCTCTATATGTGTCGACATCATATTCTTCTGAGTCAAGTGTCCAGCCTTTAATAACCCAAGAAGCAAAATCATTTTCTAGCCAAGTGACGAATGATGCTGAAATGCAAATCTTAGTCAAAGAGAACAAGCGTTGCATCCGTTGTCATAAAAAAAAGCGTCTGCTTAAAAACATAGATGCCATTTCTTCTGTTGGCGCGCATACAAGCCCTGAGTTTTATAACAATTGTACCGCTTGCCATGGTAGAAAAGGGGCTCATCCAAAGGATTCAGATGTGCTGAATATCATCCCATTTGATGATCATATCGATATGCCCATTCTTGTACAGAACGAACAATGTATTGCATGCCATACTCCTCAAAATTTAAGGCGCAGTGAATGGACCCATGATGTACATGTTACCAAGCTTACGTGCTCAAATTGCCATAATTTACACGCTGATTCCGATCCTATCATTGGAATCAGTAAGAAGTTTCGTATTGGGCTATGTGCAACTTGTCATGAAGATATTTTACGTGACAGAAAGGCCGCAATGGATTAG